One genomic segment of Kiritimatiella glycovorans includes these proteins:
- the tnpC gene encoding IS66 family transposase — protein MMDARIHSLERQVQDLTSRLDQSDQRVRHLEEQLAKNSRNSSKPPSSDGFKKPAPKSLRKKGKRKSGGQPGHTGHTLAMADKPEHTEVHRVKECEHCGRSLADQSVEGIEKRQVHDLPPLRLIVTEHQAETKTCACGHLNKAAFPEGVNAPVQYGEGIKAAAVYLKNYQFLPYDRTCELLNDFFGCPMSEGTLCNIITQSHTLAADPVEKIKELIEQAAVAHFDETGSRVDGKLWWLHSASTAQATYYDIHRKRGREAIDDIGILPDFLGRAVHDFWKPYFGYDCLHGLCNAHHLRELIFAHEQHQQDWADHMIDCLLDIKEAVDHAKQSTDLSACNAQAGHLAAEQIQAFEARYQQVLDEGYAQNPLPPLPRNAKKRRGRRKKTKARNLLERLDEHRDEALAFMYDFNVPFDNNQAERDLRMMKVQQKISGMFRTKDGAQAFCRIRSYISTARKNAVGAMDALTRLFSGNPFVPALNTS, from the coding sequence ATGATGGACGCACGAATCCATTCACTGGAGCGTCAAGTTCAAGACCTGACAAGCCGTCTTGACCAAAGCGATCAACGCGTCCGCCACCTGGAAGAGCAGCTTGCCAAGAACTCGCGCAACAGCAGCAAACCGCCCTCCAGCGACGGCTTCAAGAAACCTGCGCCCAAAAGCCTGCGCAAGAAGGGCAAGCGCAAGTCCGGCGGCCAGCCCGGCCATACCGGCCATACGCTCGCGATGGCCGACAAGCCCGAGCACACCGAAGTGCACCGTGTGAAGGAATGCGAACACTGCGGCCGCTCTCTAGCCGATCAATCCGTCGAGGGCATCGAAAAGCGTCAAGTCCATGACCTGCCACCCCTGCGGCTGATCGTCACCGAGCACCAGGCTGAAACCAAAACCTGCGCTTGCGGCCATCTGAACAAAGCCGCGTTCCCCGAAGGGGTCAACGCTCCCGTGCAATACGGCGAGGGGATCAAGGCTGCGGCCGTGTACCTGAAGAACTATCAGTTCCTGCCCTATGACCGAACCTGCGAACTGCTGAATGACTTCTTCGGCTGCCCGATGAGCGAAGGCACGCTCTGCAATATCATCACCCAATCCCACACGTTGGCCGCCGACCCCGTCGAGAAGATCAAGGAGTTGATCGAGCAGGCCGCCGTGGCACACTTCGACGAGACCGGCTCACGGGTAGACGGCAAGCTGTGGTGGCTGCATTCGGCCTCGACCGCACAGGCAACCTATTATGACATCCATCGCAAACGCGGCCGCGAAGCGATCGATGACATCGGCATCTTGCCCGACTTCCTCGGACGCGCCGTTCACGACTTCTGGAAACCGTACTTCGGCTACGACTGCCTCCATGGCCTCTGCAACGCCCATCACTTGCGCGAACTGATCTTTGCGCATGAGCAGCACCAGCAGGACTGGGCCGACCACATGATCGACTGCCTGCTCGACATCAAAGAGGCCGTCGATCATGCGAAGCAGAGCACCGACCTGTCTGCGTGCAACGCACAGGCAGGCCATCTTGCGGCAGAGCAGATCCAAGCCTTTGAAGCCCGCTACCAGCAAGTCCTCGACGAAGGCTACGCGCAGAATCCGCTGCCGCCGTTGCCGCGCAACGCGAAGAAACGACGGGGCCGCCGCAAGAAGACCAAAGCCCGTAACCTGCTCGAACGGCTCGACGAGCACCGCGATGAAGCGCTTGCGTTCATGTACGACTTCAACGTGCCCTTCGACAACAATCAGGCTGAGCGCGATCTGCGCATGATGAAGGTGCAGCAGAAAATCTCGGGCATGTTCCGAACCAAGGATGGCGCCCAAGCCTTCTGCCGCATTCGAAGCTACATCTCAACCGCCCGCAAGAATGCCGTCGGCGCTATGGATGCGCTGACCCGCCTGTTCAGCGGAAACCCCTTCGTTCCGGCGCTCAATACCTCGTAG
- a CDS encoding sulfatase yields MSRPEKPNILLLFPDQLRADYLGCYGADFARTPNIDRLCSESVKYSHCFSPSPLCVPARASMLTGRNAIRTGVFHNDHWLRPDHARCGMPTWPERLARNGYWTEAIGKMHFYPWDISEGFLHRSIAEDKRHYLVRDDYWHYLRAHGLEKYHAKENPGYFEHKGAAPSRIPFEHQVDIWCADRAVEFLESYDSDQPFACMVGFPGPHCPYDPPQDIAEQFDPEDMPDSIPENEITDQFRDAFLAGMRLDWNGVDYREFSEPQRKRIKAYYSALIHQIDIGVGRILDALERTGRIENTVVIFAADHGEYAGDYGFVGKSHFMRPSIHVPLFIRMPDFAEPRTVDSVVSLTDLCSTILRISETPFSESDDSKVLPGLPGYDGTERDYLFAASSLGYMVVREPWKYTRYYSGTKALHNLEDDPDDRTNRLDDPACRGVIEELSEIMNREIDASIMDANDEKIVERGGLCGEGAFGERGWQRTYPADPKDFVPHHLVEIE; encoded by the coding sequence ATGAGCCGACCTGAAAAACCCAACATACTGCTGCTGTTCCCGGACCAGCTTCGCGCCGATTACCTGGGCTGCTACGGGGCGGATTTCGCGCGGACCCCGAATATCGACCGCCTCTGTTCGGAAAGCGTGAAGTATTCGCACTGTTTTTCACCCTCCCCGCTGTGCGTCCCCGCGCGGGCCTCGATGCTGACCGGCCGGAACGCGATCCGGACGGGCGTCTTTCACAACGATCACTGGCTCCGGCCGGACCACGCCCGGTGCGGCATGCCCACATGGCCGGAACGGCTCGCCCGCAACGGCTACTGGACCGAGGCGATCGGAAAGATGCATTTTTATCCCTGGGATATCAGCGAGGGCTTTCTGCACCGGAGTATCGCGGAGGACAAGCGGCATTACCTCGTCAGGGACGACTACTGGCACTACCTCAGGGCGCACGGTCTCGAGAAGTACCACGCGAAGGAGAATCCGGGGTATTTCGAGCATAAAGGCGCGGCCCCCAGCCGTATTCCGTTCGAACACCAGGTGGATATCTGGTGCGCGGACCGCGCGGTCGAGTTCCTGGAATCGTACGACTCAGACCAGCCGTTCGCCTGCATGGTGGGCTTCCCCGGACCGCACTGCCCCTACGATCCCCCGCAGGATATCGCCGAACAGTTCGACCCCGAAGACATGCCGGACAGCATCCCCGAAAACGAGATCACGGATCAGTTCCGCGACGCCTTCCTGGCCGGCATGCGGCTCGACTGGAACGGCGTAGACTACCGCGAGTTCAGCGAACCCCAGCGTAAACGGATCAAGGCCTACTACAGCGCCCTGATCCATCAGATCGATATCGGCGTCGGGCGCATCCTTGATGCCCTGGAGCGGACCGGCCGGATCGAGAATACCGTGGTCATTTTCGCCGCCGATCACGGCGAGTATGCCGGGGATTACGGCTTTGTCGGCAAAAGCCACTTCATGCGTCCGAGCATTCATGTGCCGCTGTTTATCCGTATGCCGGACTTCGCGGAACCCCGTACGGTGGATTCCGTCGTCTCGCTTACCGACCTGTGCAGCACCATCCTCCGTATCAGCGAAACGCCTTTCAGCGAGAGCGACGACTCCAAAGTGCTGCCCGGACTTCCGGGGTATGACGGAACGGAGCGCGACTACCTCTTCGCCGCGTCTTCGCTCGGCTACATGGTCGTCAGAGAACCGTGGAAGTATACGCGCTATTACAGCGGCACGAAGGCCCTTCACAACCTTGAAGACGATCCGGACGACCGCACGAACCGGCTTGACGATCCGGCATGCCGCGGGGTGATCGAGGAGCTTTCGGAGATCATGAACCGGGAGATCGATGCCTCGATCATGGACGCCAATGACGAGAAAATCGTGGAGCGCGGAGGCCTGTGCGGCGAAGGGGCCTTTGGCGAGCGCGGCTGGCAGCGTACGTATCCCGCCGACCCGAAAGATTTCGTGCCCCACCACCTCGTCGAGATCGAATGA
- a CDS encoding glycoside hydrolase family 65 protein: protein MSEWTVNAGGYDPDAAAFRASLFTLSNTRMGLRGAEDEGAAEANPGLYIAGLFDRSEALAPEIVTFPDPLTLRLACGDTRFGPHTCTVHDYRRELDMRGGLLRRSCILKSPDGVRVALESRRFLSFDDPRAAAAELTFTFENYSGPVRVETVFDAYLPSREGGYRYDEQIRHFNLVGFNDPYEEDFHARLALRDRGTHVEFATFLGAETPVLRRERKIFCEKVAESVELDVTAGRPATVVKYAVVDDARRKDPELLAEDADLVLARMKHAGFDGELARSASALGQKWASADVTIEGDEDAQRLIRYNIFQLLGLGAEDRDDFSIGAKGLSTEHYGGHYFWDTEIFLLPFYLNTAPAVARNILSFRARTLDAACRRAREQGFEGCLWPWQSDELGNEGIRQIVTDDGRALRRDILDQRHIVSDVAWACFRYAEQTGDEAFLRTRLMPLIVESLRFWKSFLSRRQGPDAGAYHIRNVMGPDEYHTGVDDNFHTNFLTKRVFERFFSWWDGAPPKHRDEVRDASGLGDDELDTFRDIASGLHVPRAKDGVIEQFAGYFNLEDLPLKEYSEAGLPRYPDPSVGRGLPDAERQDALQAHATRTRLIKQADAILPMLLEPDAFDGDTVRATFDYYDLRTLQFSSLSPGVCAAVAVRAGRLKRAKALFRLGAAMDLEDIKEETAGGLHTACHGGAYSGVVQGFAGARVTPDGLQIDPRLPEGWKAVAFTLRVRGAEIVVRCAPEEVRVRVRRSPGLRLSSGGVTEWIEGDGEYRFERKPENTS, encoded by the coding sequence ATGAGTGAGTGGACCGTTAACGCAGGGGGGTATGATCCCGACGCCGCAGCCTTCCGCGCCTCGCTTTTCACGCTCAGCAACACCCGCATGGGACTGCGGGGCGCAGAGGACGAGGGAGCTGCGGAGGCGAATCCCGGGCTGTATATCGCCGGACTCTTCGACCGGTCCGAGGCCCTGGCCCCGGAGATCGTCACCTTTCCCGACCCCCTGACGCTTCGGCTCGCCTGCGGGGATACCCGATTCGGACCGCACACCTGCACCGTGCACGATTACCGGCGGGAGCTGGATATGCGGGGCGGACTGCTGCGGCGCAGCTGCATCCTCAAGTCGCCCGACGGGGTGCGGGTCGCGCTCGAAAGCCGGCGTTTCCTCAGCTTCGACGATCCCCGCGCCGCCGCGGCCGAACTGACGTTCACCTTTGAGAACTATTCGGGGCCGGTGCGCGTGGAGACCGTTTTTGACGCGTATCTTCCCAGCCGCGAAGGCGGATACCGGTACGACGAACAGATCCGGCACTTCAACCTCGTCGGCTTCAACGATCCGTACGAGGAGGACTTTCACGCCCGCCTCGCGCTTCGCGACCGCGGGACGCATGTTGAGTTCGCGACCTTCCTCGGCGCTGAAACCCCGGTCCTCCGACGCGAACGAAAGATTTTCTGTGAAAAGGTGGCGGAGTCGGTCGAGCTGGACGTCACCGCCGGCCGGCCGGCCACGGTCGTCAAATACGCGGTGGTCGACGACGCCCGGCGGAAGGATCCGGAGCTGCTGGCTGAAGATGCGGATCTCGTCCTGGCGCGTATGAAGCACGCCGGATTCGACGGAGAACTCGCGCGGTCCGCATCCGCCCTCGGCCAAAAGTGGGCGTCGGCGGATGTGACGATCGAGGGCGATGAGGACGCGCAGCGATTGATCCGCTATAATATCTTCCAGCTTCTCGGGCTCGGGGCCGAAGACCGGGACGACTTTTCGATCGGGGCCAAGGGGCTTTCGACCGAGCACTACGGGGGCCATTATTTCTGGGACACCGAGATCTTTCTGCTGCCGTTCTATCTCAATACCGCCCCCGCCGTCGCCCGCAATATCCTCTCATTCCGGGCGCGCACGCTCGATGCGGCGTGCCGCCGGGCGCGGGAACAGGGGTTCGAGGGGTGCCTCTGGCCATGGCAGTCCGATGAACTCGGGAATGAGGGCATCCGCCAGATCGTAACCGACGACGGACGCGCCCTGCGTCGCGATATCCTGGATCAGCGCCATATCGTCTCGGACGTCGCCTGGGCCTGCTTCCGCTATGCGGAGCAGACGGGAGACGAGGCCTTTCTGCGCACGCGGCTCATGCCGCTGATTGTCGAGTCGCTGCGTTTCTGGAAGAGCTTCCTGTCCCGGCGGCAGGGACCCGACGCGGGAGCGTATCACATCCGGAACGTGATGGGACCCGATGAGTATCACACCGGGGTGGACGACAACTTTCACACGAACTTTCTCACGAAGAGGGTCTTCGAACGCTTCTTCTCGTGGTGGGACGGCGCGCCGCCGAAACATCGCGACGAGGTTCGGGACGCGTCCGGACTCGGGGATGACGAACTGGATACGTTTCGCGACATCGCATCCGGACTCCATGTCCCCCGCGCGAAGGACGGCGTGATCGAGCAGTTTGCGGGCTATTTCAACCTCGAAGACCTCCCGCTGAAGGAGTACAGCGAAGCGGGTCTGCCCCGCTACCCCGACCCCTCGGTCGGCCGGGGGCTTCCGGACGCCGAGCGACAGGATGCGCTTCAGGCGCATGCCACCCGGACCCGGCTCATCAAGCAGGCCGACGCGATCCTGCCGATGCTCCTCGAGCCGGATGCCTTCGACGGGGACACGGTTCGCGCGACGTTTGACTATTACGACCTCCGCACGCTCCAGTTTTCTTCGCTCTCCCCCGGGGTATGCGCCGCGGTCGCCGTCCGCGCCGGCCGGCTCAAACGCGCGAAGGCCCTGTTCCGGCTGGGTGCCGCCATGGACCTGGAGGACATCAAGGAAGAGACCGCCGGAGGACTCCACACCGCCTGTCACGGCGGGGCGTACAGCGGGGTGGTACAGGGTTTTGCAGGCGCGCGTGTCACCCCGGACGGTCTGCAGATTGATCCGCGCCTGCCGGAGGGATGGAAAGCCGTCGCATTCACGCTGCGCGTGCGCGGCGCGGAAATCGTCGTGCGCTGCGCGCCGGAAGAGGTCCGCGTGCGGGTCCGCCGCTCACCCGGTCTGCGGCTGAGTTCGGGCGGCGTCACGGAGTGGATCGAGGGAGACGGCGAATACCGTTTTGAGCGGAAACCGGAGAATACATCATGA
- a CDS encoding zinc-dependent alcohol dehydrogenase yields the protein MQIPETMKAAMVTAPGQLEVRKVPVPEFWSEKCILLKNEATSICNLTDKHLMDGAEVHNGPPGTNTSTDPYILGHEICGSVVRKGSEVDDVDIGDRLSVRGWFASGGFADYVVIDRDYLKIPPAMSVEDGALLEMAAAVWLMVEQVVRLGDTVCLLGHGGAGNYFRRMIRAAGAARLFVVEPIADRRQYALEQGADAVIDPYGEDPVARIESLTDGEGVDVCIDACGEPDTINLMSRLPRRLGRVGMFGVPTEPVPDGNFFWIHEKALAVYSAGHHYDYTEWAHIKSLALVENGIIDFDDLITHRIRLDDVPDMIERIRARKEHIRKVLVEFGT from the coding sequence ATGCAAATTCCCGAAACGATGAAGGCCGCGATGGTTACCGCCCCGGGTCAGCTGGAGGTGCGCAAGGTTCCGGTGCCCGAGTTCTGGAGCGAAAAGTGCATTCTTCTCAAAAATGAGGCCACCTCTATATGCAATCTCACGGATAAGCATCTGATGGACGGCGCCGAGGTCCATAACGGCCCGCCGGGCACGAACACCTCGACCGACCCCTACATCCTCGGTCACGAGATCTGCGGTTCGGTGGTGCGCAAGGGAAGCGAGGTCGACGACGTGGATATCGGCGACCGGCTTTCCGTGCGCGGATGGTTCGCCTCCGGGGGGTTCGCCGACTACGTGGTCATCGACCGCGACTACCTGAAAATCCCGCCGGCGATGTCCGTGGAAGACGGTGCGCTGCTCGAGATGGCCGCCGCCGTGTGGCTGATGGTCGAGCAGGTGGTCCGTCTCGGCGATACCGTGTGTCTGCTCGGTCACGGCGGTGCCGGAAATTATTTCCGCAGGATGATCCGCGCCGCCGGCGCGGCCCGGCTGTTCGTGGTCGAACCGATCGCCGACCGGCGGCAGTACGCCCTGGAGCAGGGCGCGGACGCCGTGATCGACCCGTACGGCGAAGATCCCGTGGCGCGCATCGAAAGCCTGACGGACGGCGAGGGCGTGGATGTCTGCATCGATGCCTGCGGGGAGCCGGACACGATCAATCTCATGAGCCGCCTCCCCCGCCGGCTCGGCAGGGTGGGGATGTTCGGCGTACCCACCGAACCGGTCCCGGACGGCAACTTTTTCTGGATCCATGAGAAGGCGCTGGCGGTCTATTCGGCGGGCCACCATTACGACTACACCGAATGGGCGCACATCAAGTCGCTCGCCCTCGTGGAAAACGGCATAATCGACTTCGACGATCTGATTACCCACCGCATCAGGCTCGACGACGTACCCGATATGATCGAGCGCATCCGCGCCCGGAAGGAACACATCCGCAAGGTGCTTGTGGAATTCGGAACCTGA